The Quercus robur chromosome 7, dhQueRobu3.1, whole genome shotgun sequence genome has a segment encoding these proteins:
- the LOC126691755 gene encoding thioredoxin-like protein AAED1, chloroplastic: protein MATSLSTTLSPNNLLHPNTNTNTNLTSTRVLSYQTLRPHPNKTFSLSTRQCHLVPSAVSGSPGIETSEVSEDSSSLLDTVKVFDLNGNGIPISQLWNDRKAIVAFARHFGCVFCRKRADYLASKKDIMDASGVALVIIGPGSVDQARAFSEQTKFKGEVYADPNHSSYEALEFVSGVLTTFTPKAGLKIIQLYMEGYRQDWKLSFERDTVSRGGWQQGGIIVAGPGKSNISYIHKDKEAGDDPDIEDLLKACCS, encoded by the exons ATGGCGACTTCTCTGTCTACCACACTCTCCCCCAACAATCTTCTCCAccccaacaccaacaccaacaccaatcTCACTTCAACACGTGTGCTATCGTATCAAACTCTCAGGCCGCACCCCAACAAAACTTTCAGTCTCTCAACGCGGCAGTGCCACCTCGTACCTTCCGCTGTGTCTGGTTCTCCCG GGATTGAAACTTCGGAGGTGAGTGAAGATAGCTCAAGTTTACTTGATACGGTGAAAGTCTTCGATTTAAATGGAAATGGGATTCCCATTTCTCAACTCTGGAACGATAGGAAAGCTATTGTTGCTTTTGCTCGCCATTTCGG ATGTGTCTTTTGCCGCAAACGGGCTGATTATCTTGCCTCCAAGAAG GATATCATGGATGCATCTGGTGTGGCACTAGTTATAATTGGACCTGGCAGTGTTGATCAG GCAAGAGCATTTTCTGAGCAAACAAAATTCAAGGGAG AAGTTTATGCAGATCCTAACCACTCATCGTACGAGGCGCTGGAATTTGTTTCTGGGGTTTTAACTACATTTACTCCCAAA GCAGGTCTCAAGATAATTCAGTTGTACATGGAAGGTTATCGACAAGACTGGAAGCTTTCATTTGAAAGGGACACTGTGAGCAGAGGCGGCTG GCAGCAAGGTGGGATTATAGTTGCAGGTCCTGGGAAAAGTAACATCTCATACATTCATAAG GACAAAGAAGCTGGGGATGATCCTGATATTGAAGATCTTCTGAAAGCATGTTGCTCATGA